DNA from Geminicoccaceae bacterium:
ACTGCGCCTGGGCCGCCTGGGCCGGATCGAAACGGTTGACGATGAGCCGGACGAAATCGAGGTCGAGCTGCCGTTCATCGACACCGAGCTCCTGCAATTGCTCCAGCAGGAATGCCGAGAAGCGGAAGAATTCGCCCATGCTGGCAATGTCCAGCTGGCTCATGGTGACCGGTACGAAGATGCCACTGGACGCGACCAGCGCATTGAGAGTGCTCATGCCGAGGTCGGGACGGCAATCGAGCATGATCACGTCATAGGACTGGCTGATCTCGTCCAGTCCGCGCCGGAGGTAGTCGTGGATGGGCGTTGTCGCCTGAAGTTTGGCACGTCCGGCAATCTCGAAATCGGTCAGTGCCAACGCGAGATTCGCCGGAACGAGATCGAGGCCGGGCCAGTAGGTCCGGATCGGCAGTTCAGCGAACTTGCGATCCCCCGAAACATAGCCGTAAAATGTGGCGTCATCGGCCACGTCCTGCGACGGATTGAGACCGAAAAGGGTCGTTGCGGAAGCCTGCGGGTCGAGATCGACGAGCAGGACGCGATATCCGCGCAGGGCAAGGTATTGCGCAAGGTGCACGGCCAGCGTGGTCTTGCCCGTTCCACCCTTGAAGATCATCGACGCTATGACCTGACAGCGTTCGTCATCCCGCCGTCCCGGCTGGTAACGCGTGCTGCGGGGGCTGGCATGTGCCATGTGCCGTCGAACGGCTTCGATCTGTTCGGCGCTGAGCAGGAGTCCACCCCGTTTGCTCATGCGGCGCTGCTCTTCGGGAACCAGCCTTTCCTGCTCACAGACGTCACGCAGGCGAGGCACGCTCAATCCGATCCAGCGGGCTGCTTCCCGGGCCGTGAACAGGCGCAGGCGCTTGGTCGAGGCAGGTTCGAAGACCACTTCGAGAATGCGTTTCTGCAACTCGTTGACGTGATCTGCGACTTCCGCCAATTGCCGTGTCGTTGTCGTCATGCCGGCATCCGTCTCATCTGTGCAATGTTGTCTCGACGACAATG
Protein-coding regions in this window:
- a CDS encoding AAA family ATPase — encoded protein: MIFKGGTGKTTLAVHLAQYLALRGYRVLLVDLDPQASATTLFGLNPSQDVADDATFYGYVSGDRKFAELPIRTYWPGLDLVPANLALALTDFEIAGRAKLQATTPIHDYLRRGLDEISQSYDVIMLDCRPDLGMSTLNALVASSGIFVPVTMSQLDIASMGEFFRFSAFLLEQLQELGVDERQLDLDFVRLIVNRFDPAQAAQAQCYHWMLARMPDQVVRTTMLQTAALGHAGSQWQTLYEYEPDDGRRKAYNRALDALDALCLDLESILWRAWGRRSLPNRNHQPQETIVDA